In Motacilla alba alba isolate MOTALB_02 chromosome 4A, Motacilla_alba_V1.0_pri, whole genome shotgun sequence, the genomic window TGAGAATGCCTCTCCCTACCCTGACATAGCAGAACTTCTGAAGTTCATTCTGGGTTGTCAATCCAGCTCAAACACCCCTCTCTCAAATGTCTCCTCCTGCTGTGACATCAGGGCTCACAATCTGCCATCATACCTTTGAGCAAACTCGTTCCTGGTAGGCTCTTCTGGGGACTCAAAGTTCTGCATGTTCAGCACAGCATTCCTAGCTGCAGGAGTCATGCAGCTCTGCCAAAACTAGAGTTCACTGACTCTTAGAGCAACATATTTTGGATCAAATActtgtttgcttgtttaaaaATTGATGGATTCTGTTGATGTGTGCTGCATTTCATCAGCTTCAAATGCCCAGATGTGAgcacattaaaagaaaacactcaAGTAAGTTGCATCAAAGTCtatctctaaaaaaaaaaaaaaaaaaaaaaaaaaaaaaaaaaaaaaaaaaaaaaaaaaaagcagcattatttCCAGCATAGAGGGATATTTCAGGGTCACAGTTTAGAAACTaccagctgggagaaaaaaatgaaacagggTACTCCCTGTAAGTGCTTATGGAGGTAAATCAGTAGGCTGCTGAAATTAAGCTTACAGGTTGCACATTTCCTTTTATAATGCCACACTAGGCATAACGCTTCAGAGGATTCATCTCTCAACATACTTAAACAAAAAGGTACAGAGAAGAGGATACCCTTTTCTAGCCAATTCACCAGGCAGCTGCTACACCTACTTTATATTTAACAGTAAGAAACTAAGTATCTTTCAGAGTCTCATCAGTTCCTGAGATCATCTCCCAATTTCAGTGCCAGCTACACTGAAAATATTGACAACCTTTAGCTTACCAGAGAAATTTTTCAGGAAACCAAAACAGTATAATGCTGGGTTTTGATTAAAGGAGTTAAGTTCAGATACTTGAACTCCATATATCAGTATACCTACATCTAGTACAAACAGAACAGTcacactgggtttttttgcccctCACGTGGTTAATTGTACAAAAAGTTTACAGAGAGGCTTCCACTGGTTATCAAGGACTTTTCAGGCCTAAAtttaagcaaaaagaaacagaagttgGCAAACGACCATCTGTGCCAGTTTCTTCCACAAAGGCTCAGCACCTAGTTACAAGTAAAGCTAAGTGTATTTTAATGCTGTCCatatgctgtatttttctttattttatagaCACCATTTTAACATAAATACAGACTAAAtcaaagggagagaaaaagacacATATGCAAAGAGAACTGCAAGACTGCCACAtaaaagctgcagctgaagaaacatGACCAAAAAGTTTGTAAGATGGTTTTCACAGGTTGTAAACTATACTGTTATTACTTGAAAAATGCCTGTTTGCTTTCAACATGGGAATGTACAAGGGAAGACAAGCCCAGAAACTGTTTGATAAAAGAGGGTGACTACACTTTATGGagaatgacaaagaaaaaacccacatatgTGCTGGAGAAAAAGCTAGTGCCATTAACATTAAGTAACCAGGaatctctggcagcagcagcagctacagcaCAGAATTGCTCCTCTTAGGGAACTGCAGCCAAATGCACTCAGAATTAACTGTAAGTTTGTCAGGCAAGGCTGAATCTCTCAGGATTAATCTGTGCACGCAGCTGTGAATGTACACAGACACACCTCCAGTGTCTCATACAAGCAAAGCAGATACACAAAGCACTTCCTACAAAACTGAAGCAGTGAGTAATCTCTAGAGTCCTTTCTGCCCGCTGTGCATTAAGATAAAAAGCTTTCCACCACGTTGGTGCCAACCAAACTTCTGCCACCCCACCAAGATTTGTGGTGCAGCAGGTTAAAACATCCAGGACTCTGTGGTTACAGCCTGCAGAGATATGAATGTCAAGCCTGAAGACCATCTGGTGTACACAAAATCTTGCTCTGTTTTGCAAGTACATCTTCTATTAAACCAACTGATGTATTATCCTGCCCTTGCAAATCTTCTTTCACTTACATCCTTACACCATCACAGCTGCAACCATCTTCCTACTACTGCAATAAATCACCTAAAAGCCCTAAACTCTCTTCATAGAGCTGAGTAAGCTACAGTGGTTTGCTAATGCACACCATtaccctgctcctcctcactTGTGCTCATAGCCAGGAGCTCTTCAAGCAccagaaatttatttctctctacATAACAAGGCATAGAATTATTTGCTGGCTGATCCACTGaattcctgctcagcagcacgGCCTTTTGGAATCAACCCTGACATATCAATAAACCACTACCTTAACTACATGCTGCAACTGACAAATCACAAAGAATTTGACTTTCAACCCCTTTatcaaattattatttccttttggcCACTCTGCCATGGTAAAAACATTTGGAACACATCTGCTCTTGCACTAGGATTTACTACAATAACTGAGAGCTGAACTGTCCTTATCTCACAACACCCTAAATTGTGTCACCTAAGTTCATACTTTAACTCAAACTTACACTTCTGGGAGAAATTAACAACCTGGCAACATCTAACCTGAAACACTCACATAGTCCATACGTGCACCATGCAAGTAGTGGGAATAATTGTTCCAAAGGTACCCCTCACATTTGCTCACTGTACTGGTAGCTCAAACAGCTCTTACCATCCCCAGTTTCCCAGCTGGTCACTCATGCCAGGCCTTGGGCCATCACAACAGTTTCAGAGACCATACCATCAACCAGGTCAGAATAAAGGGTTatcttaaagagaaaaaaaaaatcgtaTTTTCCTAGGTTACATTCCATGCTCTCATGGACAGAGTAGTCCCTGAGCAGTCCCACCAGCAGAGGTGGAAGCAAGCTCAAGgcagaggaaatattttaattctgcaAGGTGAGTATGTAGGAGCACTATAAGCTAATGCAATGTAGCAACTGTATTGATCCCCAGTGGCAGTTTATCAGGGGAAAACAGCTGGAGTTGTTTGgccaggagaaaaagaggcttgGGGGGATCTCATGGCTCTCCACAACCACCTGAAAGAAGGCTGGATCCAGGTGGGGGTCGGTCACCTAGCTCAAGTAAtgtgagaggaaatggcctcacATTActtcagaggaggtttagattggatatcaggaaaaactTCTCCACTGAAATGATGATCAGGCATTGGAAGAGGCTGTAaacaccatccctggaagcctTCAAATGGTTTGTGGCtatggcacttggggacattgTTTAGCAGTAAACACAGTAAATGTTATTGGTTAGATTCTgtgatcttagagggcttttccaaccctaGTGATTCTATCACAAGCATTTACCAGAAAGTCACTTGGAGAAGTTTAAAGAGctttaaactaatttttaacAAATGAGATTATCCAGCGTCCTCTATGCAAAATTAACAGAAAAGGAGCGATGATCAGAAGTGCCGCTGCTCTCACGAATATTGCAATGAAGGAGCGTTTTGAAGCTAACACTCCCAGCACCGCTGTGCTCCACGCTGAGGTGAGGCTAAAACAAACCCCCAGCCCAATGGATGGAGCCACTGAAGGCCGCGGTGCCCCGGGCTCCGACAGCGCCGCAAGCGGGGcgccggcagcgccggccgcGGGCACCCGGCGGGCAGGGCCCAACCCTCGGCGGCTTCACCGGGAGCCGCGCCCcggggagccccgggcaggTGCGGCCCCGGCTCGGGCTGCCCGAGCGCCgcagcggccgggccgggccgggccagccCCGCGCCAGGAGCCCCGGGCCCAGGCCCGCCGCGCCCTCCGCACGGGCCGGGCTCCTCCGGCCcagcccgccgccgcccccaGCGCCGGAGCAGAGGGAGGGTCGACCCGCCCGTCCCGGCAGGCCTGCGGGCCGCGGGCAGCCCCAGCGGAACCGCCCCGGCAGCCGCGACAACTTTCCCCGGCGGAGCgagccccgcggcccggccggcCCCACCCGGCCCCGGAGCGCCCTCCGCCGGCAGCGCCCCGCGCCCGCTCCCCCGGGCCGGCCGCCCTTACCCTCCGGCCGCCGCGGCTCCGCCAGACTCCGGCCGCCACCcggggcggagcgcggcggcgCCCGTGGGCCCGCCCCCGGGGCGCGGCtcccccgctccgcccgcctCCGCCGAGCGGTCCGTGCGCTGTCACCGGCGCTCCCGAGGAGCGATTCGCGGGGCGAGTGCCGGGAGCTGCCAGcggctcctctccctgcacgGCCTCCCTGCCGCCTGCTGCCGGCATCTCCGGCCTGTGGGCATCGTGTGTGCGcattgtattaaaaataagacaaagagaaaaagttaCTCCTCGAGCTGCCTCGCTCAGGCAGAGCAAAGGCTTGGTTGTGGTGCGATACCGTGTTTTCCTTTGTCCTGTAGCAAAGGCAGTTTATCCACCACTGCTCACGAGTTGGAAGCGTGTGAGGGTTTATGTCAGCCTTTCCCGGGTTTAGCACTGGCTTGTTGGTGTTTTCCCTGTGGGAAAGCGCTGTCGTGTCTCTTGCACGGTACAGCTGTCAGCTCCCAATGGTGCAGTGCTCGCCCATGTCCCGCTGATGGTACCCTCCCCACTTCCTTGGTTGTTCTGAATTTAGCATCCCCGATTCAAgccatttttttcaaatactgcCTCAgatttcagtttggttttttttgtctcttgtgGTATTCTAAATGCAATTGTACAaccttatatatatatatatatacatatatatatgtatatacatataaatataaatatatatatatatacaccttTTATGCCCTTTGTCCACCTTGTTCAAAACAGACCCTTTACCTCTTCTCCTGGATCCATACAGTTGTGACCAGGATGGATGGTGATCGTGGGATAcacacaggggctgcaggcagaggggatGTACCAACCATTTCCACTCTGCAATGGTCCAATTGCTATGTGTGCAATCACAACCCGAGACCAATGGGTACACATATATTTACTGTGGGAGTGTATTTCTGTTACAATTTTGTGTGCCTAAAAGcatgtttgtgttttctcaCTGTACAAATGGATAAGACAAAGATACTATGTTTACCTACTAATTATTGTTCTGGTTTGGATGCCTTCTCCACAGTTGTTGCTTCTTGTGCTTCAGCTTCTATGCTGACATTTGTTGGAGGgttttttatcttaaaatataaaattgtgtTTTGGTGGTACAAATTTCCAATATACTCTAagttatgtgatttttttttttccttctgcatgaTTTTTCCAAACCCAAACAGGCAAACTGGCCTTTGAGAtcactctgcagcagcagggtcaTTGTATTCCCCTACTGCTTTTCCAGGCAGGGAAGTTGAGAAACTTTTATGTTTTAGCTCTTGAATAAAAGGTTTGATGTGGTCATACAAAGCTATTTCTTTCAACATCTGAGAGTGTGCCCCCTGGATGTAGGAAACCACTTCCTTGCCTGTAATTAAGCAAATTACGTGTCAATAGAATctattttatattctgtatttCAGGGAGCAAGCCACTGTAAACTGTGGTCTTTTGCCATTGTGGAATATCCCGCCTGCTGGGATcgagcacagagctggagcagtgtgGAGGGTTCCTCTGGGAAAGGAGTCAGGGAATGCCAGAGCAACATCTCAACCAGATGAGTTTGCTTTAAAGCCTGGCAACCAGGGCACATAGACAAACTTCTCTGGAAGCTTCAGGATTAGGCTGGGGAGGAAGATGGTTGGAAGAACCTCTGAACACGAAGCTTgtttaaatacataaaagcaATACTCTTGGCTATGTTTCTGCTTGTGGCTTGGTAATGTCATTCCAGGAATTAAATCTGAATGTTACATACTGCTTAAGCAATTTTAAAGCTAAGATAACTTTCCTGATTGAGAATGTAGGTATAGATCCACCACCTCTAGGCTGTACAGTCTGTAGGAAAACCCAAACCTCCGAgttgtatttaattttggaatAGAAAATTGAAACCTGTTCCAAGGGACGGTAAGAAAACTCACATAGTTTTGTTTCGTAAATAGCAATGATACAACATTGCTTGTGTGTATTGTAGTGGGTGATTTTGCttagagggaaaggagaggaaggagaggaaggaaggaaactaCCTCAAAGATgatctagttccaaccctcctgccatgggcacagacactttccactagatcaggctgTTCAAAGCTctatccaacctgaccttgaacataTCCAATTTTTTAGTATAtgactggttttattttggcagGTCCCTTTACAAAGGATAAAAACCAACAGACTCACACCAACCACCTCCTTCTCCAAGGAttgctgcaggaggctgaggtCAATTGGTGATTCAACTTATCAGCCAAAACAAGTATGGAAAAACTTGCCCCAAAATGAGTAATGGAAATGGGAAACTGTATGGAAAATACCAGTGCTCAGTAAGAATCTTAAGCTGAGGTTTGTCTTGTGCAGATGAGGAACAAAAGAAATACCCTGGAAGAAATATCACCCTTTTCTTTGAAGTCTTGAAGTAATGTTTGAAATCTTCTGTTTCCAAGCACTGATCATGTGCAGCAAGTTATACCCATTaactgttgttttgtttttctcttccttgacGGTTAAATGCTTTCTTCTCACCAAGAAAATACAACACCATAAGTAGCTGAGTTCCTGGAGAGAGAAGCAGTTCTAGAGAGATGTCTTTTGGCTCTTTTATTGATCTAGGAATAGTCCATTGGATCAGCAGCAGAGCATTCTTGCCAGAGGCAGACTAAGAGTCATCTGACACTGTTCTGTTGGGTGCACTGTAAGAAGATACTGAACGTAGCTTTCGGTTTGACTGGAATTTTTcggttggttgtttttgttggtttgcgggtttttgtttggggggagggtttttggtttggtttggtttgtttgtttggggttttttgttacaAGAAACAGAACATCCTGTTTTGAAGCAAATCTCTGCTACTACCTCCGTACTGGCTGTTATCTCCTCACTCCAGAGATTCTGGTCTCAACTTGTATCCCCTTTCCACTTTCGTCTCTCCCCTTCCTgtgctattttattttccctcgGGCAACACgcaaagaaaacctgaaataatTGACCTCGTAAATCTTATTAATGATGATCACTCAGTTACTCAGTTCCAGTGTGAACACAGAGTGCTTCAGGAGCAGAACTCGGTGTTTTTCTGTAGTCGTGCCGTTGCCGCGTTCGCTCCCGTGGAAATACATTTGGTTGTAAAGAGAAAGGCGTGCATTGGCTCCCTGTGGAAACCCGTTTAACTGTGAGGAGAAAGGGCTGTGTCCTGAGTGCAGCTGGGTCCCTGCTGCGAGTGCGCTTTTTTCCAGCTACAGAAATGGCAATAATGCAATAATCCATGAATTCAGGTGCGGGCAGGGGTGCAATAATCCGTGAATTCAGGAGCGAGCAGGGGTGGTGGCACGGTCCGGGCTCACCCGCGGCCGGCGCCGCTCCGGCCGTTCCGTTCCTTTCCGCTCCGTTCCGCTCCGGGTTTTCCCTCCGCCTCCACAGCGCGCGCCCAGGGCGAGCGGAGCCccgcgccacagcgcccccCGGCGGCGGAGGCGGGCGGCGCCGCCCCGCTGTGGCCGCTGtggccgcgccgggccgggccgggccgggccgctcCGTGCGCTCCGCTCCGCTCGGCTCCGCTGCGGCGGCACGGCGGGGCCATGGCCACCCTGCGCCGGGACGGCCGGGTCACCGCCCTGCAGCGCCTGGGCTGCGCCGGGGTGGCGGGCGCGCTGAGCCTCAGCCTGACGGCGCCGCTGGAGCTGCTGACGGTGCTGGCGCAGGTGGGCACCTGGCACTGCCGGCGGGGGCTGCGCGACGCCGGGCGCAGCCTGTGCCGCACCGAGGGCGTGCGGGCCCTCTGGAAGGGGAACCTGACGGCCTGCCTGCGCCTCTGCCCCTACAGCGCCCTGCAGCTCGCCGCCTCCCGCCGGTAAGCGACCGGCCCGCGCGGGGCtccggggctgcggggctgcgggggctgccTTCGGAACAGCGCGGGGAGCGGATGGAGATGCCGAGTTCGGTCTGATGGCTCTGTCTGCTGCGTGTGCGCCCCTTCTCCCCAGAGACGCGGATCCTCGCTTGTAATTTTATTTACCTAATTTGTTCAACGCCTAGCGATTGTTAGGGCCTGGTGGTATGCCAGCAATTGCTTATAAAATCATAGGTATTCTTCGCATGATGAAGGGTTGATAGTCTGTTAAAATTCTTTTGCTCCGGTTCATTTAGAAATGAAGTTACAGTGCAACCTGCAGGTGTGGCTGTCACGTCTGTTCTTTGCAACCAGtttgtttaattaatttatacACTCTCAAGTGTTTATGTTGTCTGtatcaaagaaaataacaaaatcacAAGTCAGATATTTTTACCCTATCGTGCAGGAGTTGTTAAGCAAATTTGATCGGTTTTGACATTGATATGTGACATTGTTTGTTTTAAGACCTTGTTTTTGATAATACACAGATATTAAACTAAGGTAAGTGCTGATAGGACTGCAGCAGGATGAACATGGAGCGGTGCtgatggagctctgccaaccGTGCTGTTTCCTAGattcccttctgctgccagtATCTCTCATCCTTCGCAGGGAGTGCCTGTTTGCACACACCAGAATGTTTTGCCACTCTGGGGGCCGGgcttcattcttttttttttattgcagtcaGCTGTTCATGATAGCACATGACATTtgcacccagctgggtgctgaGTTGTTCTgttctgggcagcagcacagccctgctggtgctgccaaCCCGCTGGGTTTGTCACTCATCTGTCCCAGCAAGTCATCTGCCCATGACTGCCTAGGCCCTTCAGGAGACCACAAATGAAGTGACCCTAAAACTGGGTAGCTTTTTTGTGCCATAATAGATGCAGTGGTTAAACAAAGAGCAAGATAATGTGAGTGGAAAGGTACAAACagtaatttaaatgtaatttaaagtTCACAGAAAAGGCCGTATGTTGCACCAACATACAGCAGTTGATTTGAGCAAAATAACTTCATTGTTTGTTCAGCTTGAAACAGTGTACTCCTTTTGCAAGGCTGAAGTTTGTGTCTAGTTTGTACACGGTGTTCTGAACAGAGGGAAGTCGGCTAACAGGAAATTAAATACAAGGTGCCTATGCTTAGTCCTTGATACACtatttgggggttttggaaattttttctACTGGGAGAATGGTGTACATAAAGgcaagaaacacaaaaaaagaaatgttccaGGGCAGCTTAGGTAAACGGTCCCAGGAGGAGCGGGACTGAGCACAGTCAGCACCCGGGGACGGTGACTCCACGCTCCCTCAGCAATTAATCCTGCACAGACTCTTGTCTTTCCATGGCAGTTTTAAATGTCATCAGGTAGTGCCTAGAGACACCCCACCACCTTGCCCATGCATTTGTCCACACACAATTAGACTGTGTGGGTTTAGGAACTGCATaagacacacaggaaaaaaggtTTATGcccttttgcttctgcttcacTGGGCTTTCTGccctgggcattcccagggCTTGAGACAAGTAGAGGCTGGGATTTTTCATGCAGTAGAAAATGcacattcaaatgaaaaaacattGACTGAGCGAGCAGTGACTCGTAAATATTTGCACATTAGTTTGTTCTACACCATGCAGGTTAAATGTAGATGTGCTGTTTAGATGTTTTAGTTAATACTACCAAAATAGAATAATACATTTCTTTACCTCCAGCTAAAAGTCTGGTGTTTTTACTTGCTTCTTGCTGCCTCCAGGACATTACTTCCTTATGCAGGAGTTTCCTGTCATAGAAAAGTCCTTCAATACACCACAAATGTATGACTTGTGTGTAGCTTTTAAAACTGTGCTtcaatttcaaattttcaaattgAGACTTAAACTCCTGAGTATAATAGTGCCTGGACATAAGTCTTCTCTAGAGGTGTGTCCCTGGGAACCTTCCTGTCCCAAGATAAGTAACAGAAGAAGGTTCAGTTGCTCTCAGAAGGCCTGCTGATGTCATTATCTACATATTTCCTCTTATGTCTTAACCTTAACCGACAGGTTGGACCAATGTCTTTAACTGATGATCAGATAATTTCTTGCAGATGTGTTTTGAATCATGGTAATTTTCATCCTGCGTATGGAAatacaaaagaaacattttcatccTACAGATGGATGCTTGTGTGGTGTTACATGTAATAAGATCTTGGATGAATCACGTGCTAAATTTtcaattcctgctgctgaagtGGCTTGTGGACAGAAGAACATTTGCATCAAGAATCATCTGCCTTAATTTTTCAACATAGTGTTTTCTTCATAGTGTCATTAACAGTACTTCTTTATGTGTTTGCTTTAGACTTGTTACCCTTTTCATGGATGAGCTAGGCCATATTTCCCACTGGAGAGCCATCATGGCAGGAAGCCTGGCTGGCATGGTGGCCACCACGGTGACGTACCCCAGCGATGTGATTAAAACACGGCTCATCGTGCAGAACCGGCTGGAACCATCTTACCAAGGAATTCTTCACGCTTTTTACAAGATCTATCATCAAGAGGGGCTCCGGGCACTCTACCGTGGTGTCTCACCAGCATTATTAGGTAAAACAACCCTGGGCTGAAAGCACCTCACTGCCTGGTTTTTGTTGCAGCTGTGTAGTGTGGTCACTTGCTCACttgatttcaaaagcaaatagGAATGTTTTCTTGTAGATCTGGAGATTTGCAAGGCACTGCAACGCTGATAACCTTTGTTGCAGCTTTATTACTTCAAATTAGGACCAAGTGTGTAGCATTTTATATGTGGTTAAGTGTTcagcaaaatattcttttccttcttttatagATGATCTAATTGTGCTTGGATGCACAATTTTCACCATTAAACtcttaaaacacatttatacacacacacacagagtgctTGTAATTCCTGTTGAGTGTGAGAGTGTCTCCTGAGCTGTTCAGTGAAACCAGTGTGAGCTGTAGTGTATAGTAGGTGTGAAAAATGAAGATTAATTATATTCTCTCTTTACTtgagattaattttaattatatatttactCTGCATAGcctttaaaaatgccatttaacTGAGTCCACTTTTCCACAATATGTCATTATATAAAATGtgtaaaaacaataataataaatgtataATCACGCTATAAAACAGATGAGAGCATGAAACAAGCAAAAGAGGCCAGAAGTATCCTTCATCAGCCTGACTGAAGACATAGCTCTATTTACCTGTGCAAATGCTAGGGTTGGGTTGGGAAAGAGCTTGTCACAGGAGAGAACCTGGAGAAACACCTGTATTCTCATGAGACTGTAGTAATTAATAATTCTGACAACGTGCACATTTTAAGAGGTAAATGTATGCCCCTGTCAGCATATCTAGATGGTATGAAAAGGGTGTTTGGTAGTAAACCAGGGACTAAAGAGTAAAGATCTTCAAAATCTGGATTGGGTTTGTGGAATGTGAGGTGTAAattggcagcagctcctcccatcTTTCTAGTTACGTGATGGGCAACTCTCCTCTCTTAGTGTACAGTGTGTTGATTTAATCCTGTCTGGTTTGCTTTCTAGGTGCTGTTCCATTTTCTGCAGGCTCATTCTTTGTTTACACCAGTCTGGACACAATCTGGCAAGAACCCATAGTTCGCTTCACTCCTCTTCAGAACTTTGTAAATGGctgtgtggcagctgctgtggcacagacaCTTTCTTTCCCCTTTGAGACTGTCAAGAGGAAGATGCAGGTACGGAATATTCATGTTACCAGTACTTTGTCGTAGGTGCTTGGTGCAAGAGCTTGGGACAAGACTGGCCAGGTGATCATGGGTGCCACTTTATTTCCCTTACCAGTAGGCTACAGGgactttggttttggttttgttgggtgtTTTGCTCGTtagtgggtttttgtttgttgttttgtttttaaactctGGAAATCATTGCTACAAATGGGCTGTTACACCTTTAATGTGAGTTCAAGTACTAGCATGGAATATGTGTATGCTCTCAGACTGCATCTTTGtagctttatttctttcctttttcatagCAGTTCCATCAAATTCTCAAAATTCAGAATTGGCAAACCTTCAGTGAAATACAGGCTGAAAGTTTGCCAGCTGAAGAAATTCAGTTCCCTCGGTGGTAGGCAGGATGAATGAGATCCATGTGATTTTCAGAGCCTGTGTGTCTGCCATTGACGCCTCACCACAAAACAAACTTGCTCAGTATGAAGTCTGAAGGATCATTGTTCTTGTTCTTATTTCTGACTCTGGTTAGCAAGTGACTtagcagctgcaggtgctgctgttttcctggagCATCAGCAAAACAAGAGTTACTATATCTTCCTGATCTTTTCTCCAGAACTTCAACAATAATGATCTAAAAAAGACCCAATCCCCACAAAACAGCCACTACCCCATAGCTTCCATCTCACTGACATAATTCACTTGCTGATGTTGACTTTTCATTAGAACTTCACCAGTAGAGAGACGGTGAATAGCTTTCATCATATGGTCATTCTCTGGCAGGGGCATATGAGTTTGGGTTTTCAGCCTAGTTCCTGGGAATGCAGATTTATGGGAAGCTTTTGTGATCTTATTAGAAAAACAGTCACTAATTGTGGCAGCCTTATATAGGTCCTTGCCCCCTTCATCAAGTGGTAGCCTGGTTGGCAAGCCACAAGGTAGCAGCAGGTCAGTGAAACTGTGcatttccctctcctgctccccgAGTTCCCCTTTTCAGGGCGCAGGTGCTGTCGCAGAAGCCTTCACTGCCCTCTCTCCATCTCGTAGCAGAGAACCTCAGCAGGAGGAGTTAGGGGCTTTTATCAGACCAGCTCATGTAGCTGATGTGTCCAGTAGTCAGAGTTTAAACTGAGTGCTTTCATCAGGTATCTTATATTTCAGACAAGAAAGATTCTGAGCATGAAAACTTGATCGTTTTTTCCAGTTATACCAGTGGAtctaaaaaaagcaaatactcCTTACAAGCCTTCCTTTACTTTATATCCTTAGGATCACAGCAATACTATTGCcctgaagaataaaagaaaataaaggcatttaCT contains:
- the SLC25A43 gene encoding solute carrier family 25 member 43 encodes the protein MATLRRDGRVTALQRLGCAGVAGALSLSLTAPLELLTVLAQVGTWHCRRGLRDAGRSLCRTEGVRALWKGNLTACLRLCPYSALQLAASRRLVTLFMDELGHISHWRAIMAGSLAGMVATTVTYPSDVIKTRLIVQNRLEPSYQGILHAFYKIYHQEGLRALYRGVSPALLGAVPFSAGSFFVYTSLDTIWQEPIVRFTPLQNFVNGCVAAAVAQTLSFPFETVKRKMQAQSPWLPHYGGVDVHFTGMADCFRQTVKNKGVLGLWSGLTPSLLKIVPYFGVMFSTFEFCKRVCLYRNGYIESPLNYKLTPGVDQSLHPQELRELKLLRRENFEPRKSALEN